A region of the Roseobacter denitrificans OCh 114 genome:
AGGCATCGCCAACACGGCCAATCAACGCCAACTCCGCAACAACCTGCCGCTTGTGGCTTTGCTGCTGGTCATTTCGCTGACCCTCATTGTGCGAGGACGCGTGTGGGCGGGGAAGGCCGTTAATTTCATGCGCCGCTTTGGTGGTCGAGGCTCCGGCGTATGGAGCTTTCTTGTGTCCTTGCTGCGCATTATCCTGCCGCTTTCCGGGGTATATATCCTTGCGCATGCGATTTTGCTGACCGCGCGTTTCGGCGACACCATCGAGGAATTGATCGCGCTTTTCCCTGTCTGGGGCCTCCTTTTGCTGGGTTTTCGCTGGCTCGCGGAACGGCTTTTCGCCCGTGAGGAAGACGATGCCGTGATTTGCCTGACGCCTGAAGGGCGGCGCGCAGGTCGGTTTTACATGTTCGTGCTGTCCGTTCTGTTCCTGTCGCATGGGTTGATTGCGGTTCTGTTTGACCTGGAACAGGCGGCGCCGGAAACGCTTGCCGTGATCGCATTCCCGATCGTGGTTCTCTTTGGTTTCGTCCTCTTTCCGATGGGCTTCATGCTGCGGAAGTACGACCTGACGGACGAGTCAGAGGAAGCAGAGGATCACGCGCAGAAAGCCGGTGTGGGGCGTGTCATACGCTTCTTTGGGCTCATCCTGATTGCAGTCAGTGTGATCGCCCCCTCAATGACGGCCATCGGGTATGCCGAGGCGGGCAACGCGATGCTGTATCCCACGATTCTGAGCATGCTGGTGCTGGGATTGGTCATGGTGCTTCAGCGCTTCGCGGCTGATGTCTACGGGCTGATTACGGGGCAGGGGGTGGAGGCGCGCGACAGTCTCATGGCGATATTCGCCGGCTTCGTACTGGTGCTGGCAAGCCTTCCTTTTCTGGCGCTGCTCTGGGGCGCGCGCGTAACGGATCTGACCGAACTCTGGCGCAGGTTCCTGGACGGTTTTGAAATTGGCGGCACGCGAATTTCGCCGTCGGATTTCCTGACGTTCGCCATTGTTTTTGTCATCGGCTACACCGTGACCCGCCTGTTGCAGGGCACCTTGCGCACCAACGTGCTGCCGAAAACGCGGCTGGATATTGGCGGGCAGAATGCCCTGATTTCCGGCATTGGTTACGTTGGTATCTTTCTGGCGTCGCTGATTGCTGTAACGGTGGCGGGCGTCGATCTTTCCGCCTTTGCCATTGTCGCGGGGGCCTTATCGGTTGGCATCGGTTTTGGCCTGCAGACCATCGTGTCCAATTTTGTGTCCGGAATTATCCTGTTGGTGGAACGGCCCATTTCCGAGGGCGACTGGATCGAGGTGGGCGGTCAGATGGGGGTGGTCAAACACATCTCTGTCCGCTCCACCCGGATCGAAACCTTCGACCGCACGGATGTCATCGTGCCGAACTCCGATCTGATTGCCGGGACGGTCACCAATTATACGCGCGGCAATACAATCGGGCGTCTGATCGTTAAAATTGGCGTCGCTTACGGCACCGACACCAAACGTGTTGACAGGATTTTGCGCGAGATCGCGAATGCGCAGCCCATGGTGCTGAACAATCCGCCGCCAAATGTGGTTTTCATGGGCTTTGGAGCGGATTCGCTGGATTTTGAAATCCGGGCCATCCTGCGCGATGTAAACTGGATTCTCTCGGTTCAGAATGACATCAACCACGAAATCGCCGCGCGCTTTACCGAGGAGGGGATCGAAATACCCTTTGCACAGCGCGACGTTTGGTTGCGCAACCCGGAAGTCTTGCAAACAGGATCTGACAAAAGCGAGTGATGCCCGCTTTCCCGAATTTGCCTCTTGCAAAGAACCTCACCGCCGCGCTACACCGCGCCAACGGAGCGGTGGCCGAGTGGTCGAAGGCGCACGCCTGGAAAGTGTGTAGGCGGGAGACCGTCTCCAGGGTTCGAATCCCTGTCGCTCCGCCATGATCCCTGTGATGTACCTGCGCCCCACCTTCGGAGGAAGGGTTGTCTGTGTTGCCCCTGTTCCAAGCACCGGCAGGGGAGGCGTGTGGGACAGCAGGGGTGAGCGTCGGTTGTGAGTTTGTGACCCTCGCATTTTGGGCGTTGTGGTTCTAACGCGTCGTGCGAAAAACCTCGATCACGTAACGTTGCCGGAAATCACAGACTTCAACGCGTTACGTGATACTCGATGTTTCAGGTACTTCGTCAGGCGCTCTAATTGGCACGGTTCTGCTCATCTCGTGCGGTGGCATTTGCCTGATATATGCGTTGTTCTTCGGGCCATTGCGTTTTGATCCATGCCAGCACGTCTTTCAGTGCGTCTTCGGAGTAATCCCCAGCGAAACCCGGCATGTTGCTTTCGTAGCCGCCGCCCACAACGGCTGCGGTGCAATGCAGGGTGATGTCCAGAAGCAGGCGGTCGGGGTGATGCCAGGTATGGCCCGTGGCATCATGCGGGGGCGCTGGCAGCCTGCCATCGGGTCCGGGCGTGCGCCAATCCGGCTCTCCCTGCAGGTTGGCGCCATGGCAGGCCGCACAGGCCTCGGCATAAATCGCTTCACCGCGGGCAAGGTCGGGTGTGACCCCTGTGACGCGCAGATCTGACCCCGGCGCCAAAGCCATACTGGTGAGCGCCACGAGCCCCCCTGCCACCCCGGCAGGCAAGAGCCATCGCGTCATTTCACAGGCACCGGATGCAGGTCCACCGATGCGTTTTCACGCGCGCTCTGGCCGATGGGTTCCGGTGTCCAACTGCGCAGACGCAGTGCGTTTGCGAGCACGAAAACCGAACTCAACGCCATCGCACCGGCGGCGAACATAGGCGACAGCAGGATGCCAAAACCCGGATAGAGTGCGCCCGCCGCAACCGGCAAAAGCGCTGTATTATAGGCAAAGGCCCAGAACAGGTTCTGCCGGATGTTGCGGATCGTGGCCGCCGATAATGCGATGGCCCTGGCCACGCCGCCAAGCGCGCCTGACATCAGAACCACATCCGCCGCCTCGATCG
Encoded here:
- a CDS encoding c-type cytochrome → MTRWLLPAGVAGGLVALTSMALAPGSDLRVTGVTPDLARGEAIYAEACAACHGANLQGEPDWRTPGPDGRLPAPPHDATGHTWHHPDRLLLDITLHCTAAVVGGGYESNMPGFAGDYSEDALKDVLAWIKTQWPEEQRIYQANATARDEQNRAN
- a CDS encoding DUF3772 domain-containing protein, translated to MPLLLAMFLALWGAIAQAQELAVRDEDDSLYSFWEDAASRAEQRIDTADDTSTEDLETLRQRLATFRGEFDLARQANSARIATIRSQINALGPVPENGEESPEIAATRAELAGQFDDLQAPILAADVAFRRADGLINEIDTILRERETRRLLSLGPSPLNPKTWSVAFGDTERILRDLGDDLSGIANTANQRQLRNNLPLVALLLVISLTLIVRGRVWAGKAVNFMRRFGGRGSGVWSFLVSLLRIILPLSGVYILAHAILLTARFGDTIEELIALFPVWGLLLLGFRWLAERLFAREEDDAVICLTPEGRRAGRFYMFVLSVLFLSHGLIAVLFDLEQAAPETLAVIAFPIVVLFGFVLFPMGFMLRKYDLTDESEEAEDHAQKAGVGRVIRFFGLILIAVSVIAPSMTAIGYAEAGNAMLYPTILSMLVLGLVMVLQRFAADVYGLITGQGVEARDSLMAIFAGFVLVLASLPFLALLWGARVTDLTELWRRFLDGFEIGGTRISPSDFLTFAIVFVIGYTVTRLLQGTLRTNVLPKTRLDIGGQNALISGIGYVGIFLASLIAVTVAGVDLSAFAIVAGALSVGIGFGLQTIVSNFVSGIILLVERPISEGDWIEVGGQMGVVKHISVRSTRIETFDRTDVIVPNSDLIAGTVTNYTRGNTIGRLIVKIGVAYGTDTKRVDRILREIANAQPMVLNNPPPNVVFMGFGADSLDFEIRAILRDVNWILSVQNDINHEIAARFTEEGIEIPFAQRDVWLRNPEVLQTGSDKSE